A window of the Candidatus Tisiphia endosymbiont of Dascillus cervinus genome harbors these coding sequences:
- a CDS encoding palindromic element RPE1 domain-containing protein, translated as MERRTAAYSNVREDSSTASTYKSPAEVEFRKRSIVIF; from the coding sequence GTGGAACGCAGAACCGCAGCGTACTCGAATGTACGTGAGGATTCGAGTACCGCATCGACGTACAAATCACCAGCAGAAGTAGAGTTTCGAAAGAGGTCTATTGTCATATTCTAA
- a CDS encoding ribonuclease HII: MFKLEQTYSGLVAGVDEAGRGPLVGPVVAASVIIDQTKIIHGIKDSKKLTKTMRELLYKQITQNYVWSVGIVHHDEIDIINILEATKKACTISVANLAVKPDTVLIDGNMKFHDPRFISIINGDNLSISIGAASIIAKVTRDRLMLEYAKEFPEYMWHKNSGYGTKEHLNAISLHGLSPYHRKSFKIRSSTL; this comes from the coding sequence ATGTTTAAATTAGAACAAACATATTCAGGATTAGTCGCTGGAGTAGATGAAGCTGGCAGAGGACCACTAGTTGGTCCTGTAGTAGCTGCATCTGTTATCATTGATCAAACAAAAATCATACATGGTATCAAAGATTCTAAAAAACTTACTAAAACAATGAGGGAGTTGTTATATAAACAAATAACCCAAAATTATGTTTGGTCTGTTGGTATAGTACATCACGATGAGATAGATATAATTAATATCCTTGAAGCAACTAAAAAAGCTTGTACTATATCAGTAGCAAATCTTGCTGTTAAACCGGATACGGTATTAATAGATGGTAACATGAAATTTCACGATCCAAGATTTATTAGTATAATAAATGGCGATAATTTATCAATTTCTATTGGAGCAGCGTCTATTATTGCGAAAGTTACTAGAGATCGCTTAATGCTTGAATATGCCAAAGAATTTCCGGAATATATGTGGCACAAAAACTCCGGTTATGGTACTAAAGAACATTTAAATGCTATAAGCCTTCACGGTCTTTCGCCTTATCATAGAAAAAGTTTTAAGATAAGAAGTTCTACATTATAG
- the lipB gene encoding lipoyl(octanoyl) transferase LipB, whose product MVQFVTLSGFSEYEDTVKLMEDKVTSLINKSSQEIVYLVEYKDIYTAGTSFKANELLNPRDIPVIYTGRGGKFTYHGSGQRVIYPLLDLASERRQKDLKLYIKLLEEWIINSLLYFGIKAFTISGIVGIWVKEKGVPAKIASIGIRVKKWVTYHGVAVNISTNLDMFSGIVACGLKDMPVTSLKKLGVDVTFEQFDEVIKDKFFEVLGRK is encoded by the coding sequence ATGGTTCAATTTGTTACCTTATCAGGCTTTTCAGAATATGAAGACACAGTAAAGTTGATGGAAGATAAGGTTACAAGTTTAATCAATAAATCTTCACAAGAGATTGTTTATTTAGTTGAATATAAGGATATTTATACCGCAGGTACTAGTTTTAAGGCAAATGAATTATTAAATCCTAGAGATATACCGGTAATTTATACTGGTAGGGGGGGGAAGTTTACCTACCACGGTAGCGGACAAAGAGTAATATACCCCCTTCTTGATTTAGCCTCAGAACGAAGGCAAAAGGATTTAAAACTATATATTAAACTATTAGAAGAATGGATTATAAATAGCCTTTTATATTTTGGGATTAAAGCTTTTACTATAAGTGGTATAGTGGGAATATGGGTAAAAGAAAAAGGTGTACCCGCAAAGATTGCATCAATAGGTATTAGAGTTAAAAAATGGGTTACATATCATGGTGTTGCTGTAAATATTTCAACAAATCTTGATATGTTCTCTGGAATTGTTGCTTGTGGGTTAAAGGATATGCCTGTAACCTCGTTAAAGAAACTCGGTGTTGATGTAACATTCGAGCAATTTGATGAAGTTATTAAGGATAAGTTCTTTGAGGTTTTAGGTAGAAAATGA
- a CDS encoding transposase has translation MSQKNYSLTYYAEHAKKCSHDVINRFLKNEKYTPSLLWEHIKDDVILSPNGYTIFDDTVLNKRNTKKIEIARSQYSGATGGITTGIGVVSLVYYNPDINKFWVIDYRIFSPEHDGATKVEHLLNMLNNAVYSKKIPFQTVLFDTWYATHKIMQHVDSLGKYYYAPIKANRNVTKTSSSKPYKAVSKLTFSDEEIKSGVEIHIKGFAKDKHVNLFKLTVSTNRVDYIVTNNKTQKSSKAVQDECGFRWVIESMHREIKQLTGIEDANAENNASSVITLVVHF, from the coding sequence GTGAGTCAAAAGAATTATAGTTTGACCTACTATGCTGAACATGCCAAAAAATGTAGCCATGATGTTATTAATAGATTTTTAAAAAATGAAAAATATACACCTTCTTTGTTATGGGAACATATTAAGGATGATGTTATTTTATCGCCTAACGGATATACAATATTTGATGATACGGTGTTAAATAAAAGAAATACCAAGAAAATAGAAATTGCTAGATCACAGTACAGTGGGGCTACAGGTGGTATTACTACTGGTATAGGAGTAGTAAGTTTGGTATATTATAATCCGGATATTAATAAGTTTTGGGTAATAGATTACCGAATTTTTTCGCCCGAACATGATGGAGCGACAAAAGTAGAACACCTATTAAATATGTTAAATAATGCTGTGTATAGCAAAAAGATTCCTTTTCAAACTGTGCTTTTTGACACATGGTATGCTACGCATAAAATTATGCAACATGTTGATTCCTTGGGTAAATATTATTATGCTCCTATTAAAGCAAATAGAAACGTTACTAAAACTTCCTCTTCTAAGCCTTATAAAGCTGTTAGCAAGTTAACGTTTTCAGATGAGGAAATTAAGAGCGGAGTGGAGATTCATATAAAGGGCTTTGCAAAAGATAAGCATGTTAATTTGTTTAAACTTACTGTTTCTACCAACAGAGTTGATTATATTGTTACCAATAACAAAACTCAAAAATCTTCTAAAGCCGTACAAGATGAGTGTGGCTTTCGTTGGGTAATTGAGAGCATGCATAGAGAAATCAAGCAACTTACCGGTATAGAAGATGCCAATGCAGAAAACAACGCATCCAGCGTAATCACATTAGTTGTGCATTTTTAG